CTAGCTGATGATTGACATGAAGGTACAGCCTTTCGGGCCAAATGCCATTGACGGGGATGGGAACGGCAAACAGAAGCAGCCAGGCCGGACAGGAAAGAGCAGCTTCGGCGATTTTCTCAAAGAATCGATCGAGGAGGTCAACAAGCTTCAGAATGAGGCCGACACCTCGATGACGGATTTTGCGACGGGGAAGACGAAGGACATTCAGAACGTGATGATGTCGGTACAGAAGGCCGATTTGAGTTTTAGGTTGATGCAGAAGATTCGCAACAAGTTGGTTGATGCGTATCAAGAGATAATGCGAATGGGAGCTTGAGGTTATTTAATCAAGTAACGGGGATGAATTGATGGCGGAGCGGAGTCCAGGGATGGAAATGAAGCCGGTGGCCGAGAAGGGGGGCGCCGTATCTGAGGGTAGTAAACGTGGTTCTATTGGCCAGCTGCAAGTCATGCTGTCGAATCTGTCATTGTGGCAGAAGGCGAGCTTGGGTGGTGTCGCGGCGGCAATAGTTATAGGTATCATCTTGCTAGTGT
This window of the bacterium genome carries:
- the fliE gene encoding flagellar hook-basal body complex protein FliE produces the protein MIDMKVQPFGPNAIDGDGNGKQKQPGRTGKSSFGDFLKESIEEVNKLQNEADTSMTDFATGKTKDIQNVMMSVQKADLSFRLMQKIRNKLVDAYQEIMRMGA